In Scophthalmus maximus strain ysfricsl-2021 chromosome 16, ASM2237912v1, whole genome shotgun sequence, the following proteins share a genomic window:
- the nbr1a gene encoding NBR1 autophagy cargo receptor a isoform X4 gives MGLPVTIKVNFRGNVKRFLAQDLDKLEWESVEAWIKASFGINHFQVKYFDDDNEEICINSQDEYEEAIKSAEKQGNQLHMNVYKMKGQACGGPLKTEVKELKGDLRPAPPYPSRVKTVDKGTQVTPEREAVTVKDNKGNKPDDEPPPMWFRAYMEKFKDEVVKEVVERMCTDFSGQCCTHNSPDGPQEAGGAGGGPMGPRPGPSASNGSIGYTPNCSSCNKLTSDGAYKCSVCPSCILCEMCRHSHDPSHNLVRTKTPLSIPEHGMYGELRFPRRGDRTVRKAERQRLKAERRQLRAEVKEIKKKLRLEKRGLPWSGPSTSGRANLTNMASASTQVPAPPPPADSDTASGPAPAHGPIPAPVPDPQASSPEGSGVSHSSLVPTMAALFLDENLPDGTRLEPDTKFVKYWKMRNTGTISWTSETKLVFMWGNLALASEKRREVPVPLLLPGQVGVVSVAFVAAVMEGTYTSHWRLAHCGCQFGPRVWCSIVVDPGNSRNALGHQSKRLKEEVRTEEEERERELGSVDFSHDDYYFPSVDLLTAQDLLSFELLDINIVQELEKVPNNTPVDLTPCISPLPHDPPALENAAISQIKEDTVVTGVRTLFGVKLRQPREFSEPVAQEEEREEEISGAQFLCETVIRSLTLEEAPDHRPLRRLHQVVSRGLNFCSEKAAEAERKEKASDGDEEICAIRPESSALPPDTGLNQIPQEEEMRPVLLLEPVNENLQVTSHHENEDEEVVVLDEMQEEGGTRGEDWDEVSSQTSSVSSCDDYVIVLPDCFDTSRPLGESMYSSAMSQPDEDEDEDAASTAAVVTSADPDVQQENEDDSNCEPGGAERPEVDAGEDSSVSAWLPPVPPTTHSSVNQMLCASQTLDAVTLTPEVVPPPILSDSLLSPPALYSPRSEALYLAEDPSPPACEPYQPRVHLNVSYGLSRSAGSGSSAFETYNPRPSYALQPRVQGGITEGLVKGALSVAASAYKALFTGLNCPIQRGIDPATRQDPSLMGVLLEMGFRDQRLNQRLLRKHGYSLLHTVNELVQMAEERQNEAVEARH, from the exons ATGGGGCTCCCCGTCACTATCAAGGTCAATTTCCGGGGGAACGTGAAGAGATTCCTGGCGCAGGACCTGGACAAGCTGGAGTGGGAATCGGTCGAAGCCTGG ATCAAAGCGTCTTTTGGGATCAACCACTTCCAAGTGAAATACTTTGACGACGACAACGAGGAG ATTTGCATCAATAGTCAAg acgAATATGAAGAAGCCATCAAG AGTGCTGAGAAGCAGGGGAACCAGTTGCACATGAACGTGTACAAAATGAAGGGTCAGGCGTGCGGCGGCCCGCTGAAGACGGAGGTCAAGGAGCTGAAGGGCGACCTCCGGCCCGCTCCCCCCTACCCCTCCAGGGTCAAGACTGTGGACAAGGGCACGCAGGTCACCCCGGAGCGAGAAGCT GTCACAGTAAAGGACAACAAGGGGAACAAACCAGATGATGAGCCCCCTCCCATGTGGTTCAGAGCATACATGGAAAAG TTTAAGGACGAAGTGGTGAAAGAGGTCGTCGAGCGGATGTGCACCGACTTTTCTGGCCAGTGTTGCACTCACAATTCCCCCGACGGGCCCCAGGAGGCTGGCGGGGCCGGCGGTGGACCTATGGGACCCAGGCCGGGCCCCTCTGCCTCGAACGGGTCCATCGGCTACACcccaaactgcagcagctgcaacaaACTCACCTCGGACGGGGCCTACAAGTGCAG TGTGTGTCCTTCCTGCATCCTGTGTGAGATGTGTCGACATAGCCATGACCCCAGCCACAACCTCGTGAGAACCAAGAcgcctctctccatccctgaGCACGGGATGTACGGAGAGTTAAG GTTCCCGCGGCGAGGAGACAGGACAGTGCGCAAGGCCGAGCGACAGCGCCTCAAAGCAGAAAGGAGGCAGCTCAGAGCCGAAGTGAAGGAAATCAAGAAGAAACTGAGACTGGAGAAGCGGGGGTTGCCGTGGAGCGGGCCCTCTACCTCAGGCAGAGCCAACCTGACAAACATGGCCTCCGCCTCCACCCAGGTcccagccccgcccccccctgcTGACTCAGACACAGCCTCAGGTCCAGCCCCAGCCCACGGTCCCATCCCCGCCCCGGTCCCTGATCCCCAGGCCTCCAGTCCAGA GGGTTCCGGGGTCTCGCACTCGTCCTTGGTGCCCACTATGGCTGCCTTGTTTCTGGATGAAAATCTGCCTGACGGCACCCGTCTGGAGCCCGATACCAAGTTCGTCAAATACTGGAAGATGAGGAACACGGGCACAATCAGCTGGACCTCAGAGACTAAG CTAGTGTTCATGTGGGGAAACCTCGCCCTGGCGtcggagaagaggagggaggtaCCGGTCCCCCTGCTGCTCCCCGGGCAGGTGGGGGTGGTCAGTGTGGCCTTTGTCGCGGCCGTGATGGAGGGGACGTACACCTCCCATTGGCGGCTGGCGCACTGCGGCTGTCAGTTCGGCCCACGCGTGTGGTGCAGCATCGTGGTCGACCCTGGCAACAGCCGCAACGCACTCGGACACCAGAGCAAAAGACTG aaggaggaggtgaggacggaggaggaggagagggagagggagctcGGGTCTGTGGACTTCAGCCATGATGACTACTACTTCCCCTCCGTCGACCTGCTGACTGCTCAG gatcTGCTGTCTTTTGAGTTGTTGGATATAAATATAGTGCAAGAGTTGGAGAAAGTTCCCAATAACACTCCTGTTG ATTTGACGCCCTGCATATCTCCGCTGCCCCATGATCCACCAGCGCTGGAGAACGCCGCAATTTCACAGATCAAAGAAGACACAGTGGTCACAGGGGTCAGGACACTTTTTG GAGTGAAACTGAGGCAGCCGAGGGAGTTTTCCGAGCCTGTTgcccaggaggaggagagggaggaggagatcagcGGAGCCCAGTTCCTCTGTGAGACGGTCATCCGCTCCCTCACCCTGGAGGAAGCCCCCGACCACCGGCCCCTGCGCCGGCTCCACCAGG TCGTTTCCCGAGGTCTGAACTTTTGCTCCGAGAAAGCAGCCGAGGccgagaggaaggagaaggcatcagatggagatgaggagatcTGTGCGATTAGACCCGAGAGTTCAGCTCTGCCTCCCGACACAGGCCTCAACCAGATCCCccaggaagaggagatgaggccAG TTCTTCTACTGGAACCGGTGAATGAGAACCTGCAGGTCACTTCACATCACGAGAACGAGGATGAGGAAGTCGTGGTTTTGGACGAGATGCAAGAGGAGGGTGGAACCAGAGGAGAAGACTGGGACGAG GTCAGCAGCCAaacctcctccgtctcctcctgcgACGACTACGTCATCGTCCTCCCAGACTGCTTCGACACCAGCCGTCCTCTGGGGGAGTCCATGTACAGCTCCGCCATGTCTCAGCctgacgaggacgaggacgaggacgcaGCATCCACCGCCGCCGTGGTAACATCAGCCGATCCAGACGTACAGCAGGAGAACGAAGACGATTCCAACTGCGAGCCGGGCGGGGCGGAGAGGCCAGAAGTGGACGCCGGCGAGGATTCCTCGGTGTCCGCCTGGCTTCCGCCCGTCCCTCCGACGACCCACAGCAGCGTGAACCAGATGCTGTGCGCTTCCCAGACTCTGGACGCCGTGACGCTCACGCCCGAAGTGGTGCCACCGCCTATTCTGTCCGACTCCCTGCTGTCTCCGCCGGCCCTCTACTCACCCAG gtctGAGGCCCTGTACCTGGCCGAGGACCCCAGTCCTCCAGCCTGCGAGCCGTACCAGCCGAGGGTCCACCTCAACG TGTCGTACGGTCTCTCCCGGTCAGCAGGCTCAGGATCCAGTGCCTTCGAGACGTACAACCCCAGACCCAGCTACGCACTGCAGCCAAG GGTCCAAGGAGGCATCACAGAGGGACTCGTCAAAGGGGCCCTTTCTGTGGCAGCGTCCGCTTACAAGGCTCTCTTCACCGGACTCAACTGTCCAATTCAG CGAGGCATCGACCCGGCCACCAGGCAGGACCCCTCCCTCATGGGCGTGCTGCTGGAGATGGGCTTCAGGGACCAGCGGCTCAACCAGCGGCTGCTGCGGAAGCACGGCTACAGCCTGCTGCACACCGTCAACGAGCTGGTGCAGATGGCCGAGGAGCGGCAGAACGAGGCCGTCGAGGCTCGCCACTGA